One window of the Rhipicephalus sanguineus isolate Rsan-2018 chromosome 4, BIME_Rsan_1.4, whole genome shotgun sequence genome contains the following:
- the LOC119388885 gene encoding uncharacterized protein LOC119388885 codes for MLVIPLFTDAIPSVHFSNSGFVLAKEMLQAFLGSGRYFHEDGFKNYSWWSLFTATNYEANKQCMEFLLREKSIYSPTEDEMTDLLWSGAALHVAHKNRCISSTLHVPPTSKAITEREWVNQVAQQGTNFRKAFRCPGPASCPFWRLEENDCWQDRDSTRSRRGWVKTANQSLIDA; via the exons ATGCTCGTAATCCCACTCTTCACTGACGCGATTCC GAGCGTTCATTTCTCGAATTCTGGATTTGTGCTTGCCAAGGAAATGCTGCAGGCCTTTTTGGGTTCCG GGCGATACTTTCATGAAGACGGCTTCAAGAACTACTCATGGTGGTCCTTATTTACGGCAACAAACTACGAAGCAAACAAACAATGCATGGAGTTTCTTCTGAGAGAAAAATCTATT TACAGCCCTACGGAAGACGAGATGACCGACCTGCTGTGGAGTGGAGCTGCCCTGCACGTTGCTCATAAG AACAGATGCATCTCGTCGACGCTGCACGTGCCTCCTACTTCCAAAGCCATTACCGAGCG CGAGTGGGTGAACCAGGTGGCACAGCAGGGCACCAATTTTCGCAAAGCCTTCCGGTGTCCGGGCCCGGCGTCGTGCCCCTTTTGGAGGCTCGAGGAGAACGACTGCTGGCAGGACCGCGACAGCACGAGGTCACGGCGGGGTTGGGTGAAAACTGCGAACCAGTCGCTCATCGACGCCTGA